Proteins encoded together in one Papaver somniferum cultivar HN1 unplaced genomic scaffold, ASM357369v1 unplaced-scaffold_117, whole genome shotgun sequence window:
- the LOC113330215 gene encoding hypersensitive-induced response protein 1-like, whose amino-acid sequence MGNLLGCVQVNQSTVAIEERFGKFEEVLYPGWHCIPWCLGSQIAGHLSLRVQQLDVRCKTKTKDNVFVNVVASIQYRALAEKAPDAFYKLSNTTGQIQAYIVDVIRASVPKLILDDVFEQKKIIARAVEEELDRAMSAYGHEIIQTLIVAIEPDVNM is encoded by the exons ATGGGTAATCTATTGGGCTGTGTACAAGTGAACCAATCGACCGTTGCTATTGAGGAAAGATTCGGTAAGTTTGAGGAAGTTCTTTACCCTGGATGGCATTGCATACCATGGTGTCTTGGTAGTCAGATAGCTGGTCATCTCAGCCTCAGGGTTCAGCAGCTGGATGTGAGATGCAAGACCAAGACAAAG GATAATGTATTTGTGAATGTTGTTGCATCTATACAATATCGAGCTTTAGCAGAGAAGGCACCTGATGCATTCTATAAACTGAGCAATACAACGGGCCAAATCCAAGCATATATTGTTGATG TTATCAGAGCTAGTGTTCCGAAGCTCATTCTGGACGATGTTTTCGAGCAAAAGAAAATTATTGCTAGAGcagttgaagaagaacttgaCAGG GCTATGTCTGCTTATGGACATGAGATTATTCAAACTCTCATTGTTGCTATAGAACCAGATGTGAACATGTAG